One genomic region from Zalophus californianus isolate mZalCal1 chromosome 12, mZalCal1.pri.v2, whole genome shotgun sequence encodes:
- the NAMPT gene encoding nicotinamide phosphoribosyltransferase, which produces MNAAADAEFNILLATDSYKVTHYKQYPPNTSKVYSYFECREKKTENSKIKKVKYEETVFYGLQYILNKYLKGKVVTKEKIQEAKEVYREHFQDDVFNEKGWNYILEKYDGHLPIEIKAVPEGYVIPRGNVLFTVENTDPECYWLTNWIETILVQSWYPITVATNSREQKKILAKYLLETSGNLDGLEYKLHDFGYRGVSSQETAGIGASAHLVNFKGTDTVAGIAFVKKYYGTKDPVPGYSVPAAEHSTITAWGKDREKDAFEHIVTQFSSVPVSVVSDSYDIYNACEKIWGEDLRHLILSRSTEAPLIIRPDSGNPLDTVLKVLDILGKKFPVSENSKGYKLLPPYLRIIQGDGVDINTLQEIVEGMKQKKWSIENIAFGSGGALLQKLTRDLLNCSFKCSYVVTNGLGINVFKDPVADPNKRSKKGRLSLHRTPAGNFVTLEEGKGDLEEYGHDLLHTVFKNGKVTKSYSFDEIRKNAELNMELEVAPH; this is translated from the exons gtTACTCACTATAAACAGTACCCACCCAATACAAGCAAAGTTTATTCCTACTTTGAATGCCgtgaaaagaagacagaaaactcCAAGATAAAGAAGGTGAAATACGAGGAAACAGTATTTTATGGGTTGCAGTACATTCTTAATAAGTACttaaaag GCAAAGTAGTGACCAAAGAGAAGATCCAGGAAGCCAAAGAGGTGTATAGAGAGCATTTCCAGGATGATGTCTTTAATGAAAAGGGATGGAACTACATTCTTGAG AAATATGATGGGCATCTTCCAATAGAAATAAAAGCTGTTCCTGAGGGCTATGTCATTCCCCGAGGAAATGTTCTCTTCACAGTGGAAAACACAGATCCAGAGTGTTACTGGCTTACAAATTGGATTGAG ACTATTCTTGTTCAGTCCTGGTATCCAATCACAGTGGCCACAAATTCTagagagcagaagaaaatattggccaaatatttgctggagacatctGGTAACTTAGATGGTCTGGAATACAAGTTACATGATTTTGGCTACAGAGGAGTTTCTTCCCAAGAG ACTGCTGGCATAGGAGCGTCTGCTCATTTGGTTAACTTCAAAGGAACAGATACAGTAGCAGGAAttgcttttgttaaaaaatactaTGGAACGAAAGATCCTGTTCCAGGCTATTCTGTTCCAGCAGCAGAACACAG taCCATAACAGCTTGGGGGAAAGACCGTGAAAAAGATGCTTTTGAACACATAGTAACACAATTTTCATCAGTGCCTGTATCTGTGGTCAGCGACAGCTATGACATTTACAACGCGTGTGAAAAAATATGGGGTGAAGACCTAAGACATCTAATACTGTCAAGAAGTACAGAGGCACCACTGATAATCAGACCTGATTCTGGAAATCCTCTGGACACTGTATTAAAG GTTTTGGATATTTTGGGTAAGAAGTTCCCTGTTAGTGAGAACTCAAAGGGCTACAAGTTGCTGCCACCTTATCTTAGAATTATTCAAGGGGACGGAGTAGATATCAATACCTTACAAGag ATTGTAGAAGGCATGAAGCAAAAAAAATGGAGTATTGAAAACATTGCCTTCGGTTCTGGTGGAGCTTTGCTACAGAAGTTAACAAGAGATCTCTTGAATTGTTCCTTCAAGTGTAGTTATGTTGTAACCAATGGCCTTGGG atTAATGTCTTCAAGGACCCAGTTGCTGATCCCAACAAAAGATCCAAAAAGGGTCGGTTATCTTTACATAGGACACCAGCAGGGAATTTTGTTACActtgaggaaggaaaaggagacctTGAGGAATATGGTCAT GATCTTCTCCATACTGTCTTCAAGAATGGGAAGGTGACAAAAAGCTACTCATttgatgaaataagaaaaaatgcagAGCTGAATATGGAACTGGAAGTAGCACCTCATTAG